From the Maioricimonas rarisocia genome, one window contains:
- a CDS encoding AraC family transcriptional regulator, producing MAATHRPRHVGILVDTDDSWGRNIVEAVCRFGRSRGWTVLIAPRDAQGRLRLPKIWNGDGIIASLRSTSSVRHVEGLKRPVVDVGNMFPKYDWLARVATDDAARGRMAFEHLRDRGLTHFACYAPPIGRYSDVRPQAFADAVAAGGYECALYEAARDDAAGWLTNYSNVRRWLATLPRPLGIFAADPYPARQLVEICSVESIRIPDEVAVLSGDDDDLLCNVASPQISAVELASHRIGATAAQKLARMMKSGATPKQPTLIPPLRVRARHSTDILAMLDDEIADVLRFIRDRAPGGITVADLLDAFPVSRRRLEQRFRQELNRSPAEEIRRVRMAHVGRLLLDSDKPVAAIATEAGFATAATLSQAFRQYFGTTPGEYRRRNRARESPPPERC from the coding sequence TTGGCTGCCACCCATCGACCACGACATGTTGGCATTCTCGTCGATACCGACGACTCCTGGGGACGGAATATCGTCGAAGCCGTCTGCCGCTTCGGTCGTTCCCGAGGTTGGACGGTCCTGATTGCGCCGCGCGACGCGCAAGGTCGCTTGCGGTTGCCGAAGATCTGGAACGGCGACGGCATCATCGCTTCATTGCGATCCACTTCGTCCGTCCGGCACGTCGAGGGTCTGAAACGGCCGGTCGTCGACGTCGGAAACATGTTTCCCAAGTACGACTGGCTGGCGCGCGTCGCAACCGATGATGCAGCCCGCGGCCGGATGGCCTTCGAGCATCTGCGCGACCGGGGACTCACTCACTTCGCCTGCTATGCGCCCCCGATCGGTCGTTACTCGGATGTCCGTCCCCAGGCTTTCGCAGACGCTGTGGCGGCCGGCGGATACGAGTGCGCACTGTACGAGGCGGCCCGCGACGACGCGGCTGGCTGGCTGACAAACTACTCGAATGTGCGCCGCTGGCTGGCGACGCTTCCACGTCCGCTGGGAATCTTCGCTGCCGATCCCTACCCCGCCCGTCAGCTTGTCGAGATCTGCTCGGTCGAATCGATCCGGATTCCCGACGAGGTGGCGGTGCTTTCCGGCGACGACGACGACCTGCTCTGCAATGTTGCGTCGCCGCAGATCTCGGCGGTCGAACTGGCAAGTCATCGAATCGGTGCCACAGCAGCACAGAAGCTGGCGCGCATGATGAAGAGTGGCGCCACGCCGAAACAGCCCACACTGATCCCGCCGCTTCGAGTGCGGGCCCGGCATTCGACCGATATCCTCGCGATGTTGGACGACGAGATCGCAGACGTGTTGCGGTTTATTCGCGACCGGGCTCCGGGCGGCATTACGGTCGCCGACCTGCTGGACGCGTTTCCAGTCTCTCGGAGACGACTGGAGCAGCGGTTCCGCCAGGAACTCAATCGCAGCCCCGCCGAAGAGATTCGACGCGTCCGCATGGCTCACGTCGGCCGTCTGCTGCTCGATTCGGACAAACCTGTCGCTGCAATCGCCACCGAGGCCGGATTCGCGACGGCCGCCACTCTGTCTCAGGCCTTTCGCCAGTATTTTGGCACCACACCCGGCGAGTACCGACGACGAAACCGCGCGCGTGAGTCGCCGCCCCCGGAGCGGTGCTGA
- a CDS encoding cupin domain-containing protein has product MTLRNLLTPLPRRPVDEVFETLLQQEGLRLERIVSVGHATPPGEWYDQQQDEWVLLMQGAARLRLEDPAEVFELQPGDSLMIPAHRRHRVEWTQPDAETIWLALHVDPQSGSQPES; this is encoded by the coding sequence ATGACGCTGCGCAATCTCCTCACTCCCCTGCCCCGCCGGCCTGTCGACGAGGTCTTCGAAACGCTGCTGCAGCAGGAAGGCCTGCGACTGGAGCGGATCGTTTCGGTCGGCCATGCGACGCCGCCCGGCGAGTGGTACGACCAGCAGCAGGATGAGTGGGTTCTGCTGATGCAGGGAGCGGCTCGCCTGCGGCTGGAAGATCCTGCCGAAGTGTTCGAGCTGCAGCCGGGCGACAGCCTGATGATTCCGGCACACCGGCGGCACCGCGTCGAATGGACGCAGCCGGATGCGGAAACGATCTGGCTGGCGTTGCACGTCGATCCGCAGTCCGGTTCGCAGCCGGAATCCTGA
- a CDS encoding M16 family metallopeptidase, translating into MHFHQTQLSNGLQVIAELNPRAQSTAAGFFVRTGSRDETPEVAGVSHFLEHMAFKGDESFTADDINRIFDELGARYNASTSEEVTLFYAAVLPEYLPRTFELLATLMTPSLRQEDFDLEKQVILEEIGMYEDLPGFTAYDHVMQQHFTGHPLGNSILGTTESISALTAEQMRTYHADRYKAGNIILAVAGNTTWDNVRQLAEQHCGDWPAGNPARDTTEAAPRGARFCVPKPSIQQQHVMQLGPAPPSASPLRYAADLLSVIVGDDSGSRLYWDIVDPGYAEAAELSYNDYDGSGTWATYVCSRPEDIRDNLDRVGVIYEEVNRHGVTEEELEQARNKVSARIVLQSERPMGRLASLGGNWLYRNEYRTVEDDLEVVRSLTTADIRNLLDQYPLRQLTTVGVGPLERLDAPAENGSEQPAE; encoded by the coding sequence ATGCACTTTCATCAGACGCAACTCTCCAACGGACTGCAGGTCATTGCGGAACTCAATCCGCGGGCCCAGAGCACGGCCGCCGGCTTCTTCGTCCGCACAGGCTCGCGCGACGAAACGCCCGAAGTTGCCGGCGTCAGCCACTTCCTCGAACACATGGCGTTCAAGGGAGACGAGAGTTTCACCGCCGACGACATCAATCGCATCTTCGACGAACTCGGTGCACGCTATAACGCGTCGACCAGCGAAGAAGTCACGCTCTTCTACGCGGCAGTCCTTCCGGAGTACCTTCCCCGCACGTTCGAGCTCCTCGCCACTCTGATGACTCCCAGCCTGCGGCAGGAGGACTTTGATCTCGAGAAGCAGGTCATTCTCGAAGAGATCGGCATGTACGAGGACCTGCCCGGCTTTACCGCCTACGATCACGTGATGCAGCAGCACTTCACGGGGCATCCACTGGGAAACAGCATCCTCGGCACCACCGAGAGCATCTCGGCCCTCACCGCCGAGCAGATGCGGACGTATCACGCCGATCGCTACAAGGCAGGAAACATCATTCTCGCCGTGGCAGGCAACACGACCTGGGACAACGTGCGGCAACTTGCCGAACAGCACTGCGGCGACTGGCCTGCCGGCAACCCGGCGCGGGATACGACCGAGGCGGCCCCCCGGGGAGCCCGGTTCTGCGTTCCCAAGCCGTCCATCCAGCAGCAGCACGTCATGCAGCTCGGTCCCGCTCCCCCATCAGCCAGCCCGCTCCGGTATGCCGCCGACCTGCTGTCCGTCATCGTGGGGGATGACTCCGGCAGCCGCCTCTACTGGGATATTGTTGACCCCGGCTACGCCGAGGCCGCCGAACTCAGCTACAACGACTACGACGGCAGCGGCACCTGGGCGACGTACGTCTGCAGCCGCCCGGAGGACATCCGCGACAATCTCGACCGCGTCGGCGTGATTTATGAAGAAGTGAACCGTCACGGCGTCACCGAAGAGGAACTCGAGCAGGCCCGCAACAAGGTCTCCGCCCGCATCGTACTGCAGAGCGAACGCCCGATGGGCCGGCTCGCCTCACTGGGAGGTAACTGGCTGTACCGGAACGAATACCGCACGGTCGAAGACGACCTCGAGGTCGTTCGTTCGCTGACGACCGCCGACATCCGCAATCTGCTCGACCAGTATCCACTGCGGCAACTGACAACCGTCGGCGTCGGTCCCCTCGAACGGCTCGACGCTCCCGCGGAGAACGGCTCGGAGCAGCCGGCAGAGTGA
- a CDS encoding M16 family metallopeptidase, with the protein MPEQNILAEQLPNGLTLIMEPMSEVRSAAFSLLVPAGSIYEPEGFNGTASILTDLITRGAGSRNSRELSSALDNLGIQRSESVGWNFVTFSAASVAENVIPALKVYADVIRDPLLPQEQFPAAMSSAEQSLLAVEDDPQRKVLVELRRRCYDAPWNRPVDGTLSELEAVTPANVRSHYKRSFRPNGTILGVAGHIDPAQVREAVQELFGDWSTSEVRDVTRVPRTAAETHIEADSAQTHIGLAFDAVPYRHEDYYAAWAAVSILSGGSSSRLFTEVREKRGLCYSVYASLNSLLEEARILAYAGTTVERAQETLDVMLAEIRKLKEGIDDSELFRCKARAKSALIMQQESTSARASSIARDWFHLGRVQTLDEIHRKLDDLTVPQILDYVREHPVDDITLLAVGPQPLHLPG; encoded by the coding sequence ATGCCTGAACAGAACATCCTGGCCGAGCAGCTCCCCAACGGCCTGACGCTGATCATGGAACCGATGAGCGAGGTCCGCTCGGCAGCCTTTTCTCTGCTGGTCCCGGCCGGTTCGATCTACGAGCCGGAGGGCTTCAACGGCACAGCCTCGATTCTCACGGACCTGATCACTCGCGGAGCCGGCTCCCGCAACAGCCGCGAACTCTCGTCTGCCCTGGACAACCTCGGCATCCAGCGGAGCGAAAGCGTCGGCTGGAACTTTGTCACCTTCAGCGCTGCGTCCGTTGCCGAGAACGTTATCCCGGCCCTGAAGGTCTATGCCGACGTCATCCGAGACCCGTTGCTGCCTCAGGAACAGTTCCCCGCCGCGATGAGCAGTGCCGAACAGAGCCTGCTCGCCGTCGAAGACGACCCCCAGCGCAAGGTCCTCGTCGAACTGCGCCGCCGCTGTTACGACGCTCCCTGGAACCGGCCGGTCGACGGCACGCTCAGCGAGCTGGAGGCGGTGACGCCGGCGAACGTCCGCAGCCACTACAAGCGCAGCTTCCGACCGAACGGAACGATTCTGGGCGTCGCCGGTCATATCGACCCGGCACAGGTCCGCGAAGCGGTACAGGAACTGTTCGGCGACTGGTCGACTTCCGAAGTTCGGGATGTCACTCGTGTCCCCCGCACGGCCGCCGAGACACACATCGAAGCCGATTCGGCCCAGACGCATATCGGCCTCGCGTTCGACGCCGTCCCTTACCGACACGAAGACTACTACGCCGCGTGGGCAGCCGTCAGCATCCTCAGTGGCGGCAGCAGCTCCCGACTGTTCACGGAAGTGCGGGAGAAGCGGGGACTCTGCTATTCGGTCTACGCTTCACTCAACAGTCTGCTGGAGGAAGCCCGGATTCTCGCGTACGCCGGCACGACGGTCGAACGGGCCCAGGAGACGCTGGACGTGATGCTTGCAGAGATCCGCAAGCTGAAAGAAGGGATCGACGACAGCGAGCTGTTCCGCTGCAAGGCCCGCGCGAAGAGCGCCCTGATCATGCAGCAGGAATCGACCTCGGCCCGAGCCTCTTCGATCGCTCGTGACTGGTTTCATCTCGGCCGCGTCCAGACTCTCGACGAGATTCACCGCAAGCTCGACGATCTGACGGTCCCGCAGATTCTCGATTACGTCCGCGAGCACCCCGTCGATGACATCACGCTGCTCGCCGTCGGTCCCCAGCCCCTGCACCTGCCGGGCTGA
- a CDS encoding ABC transporter ATP-binding protein yields MIDSHASSRRRFESYRADVSKRSSDGGPPPGQPAHPRGRPRITPRLRSTGQLLGQFWGLTRNYRGELAIALLTLTVSTGLALIPPAATKFIVDYVLGDLSLADTAAPQWLADLDRWGLLQAAVAGVLAISVAKVVLHVWGRWYATRTTKRIQLSVRKRVFEHAVRLPLQRVHDLKSGGLASLLREDAGSIGDLVFALLYNPWRALVQLLGSLAILAWVDWRLLLGALAILPFIYLTHRTWIREIRPRYRDVRARREEIDGLSTETFSGMRVVRAFSRQRTETARIMTNNHLMARQELYVWWWMRTIEIVWELIIPFGSGLLLLYGGWQVLEGTLTVGDLMMFLVYLLMLLEPLAIIAQSAATLQTSLSGLDRVLDLLDEPREMESSIPATRVERGDVRGEVAVERVSFRYSDEGNLALDDVNLHVDAGQTVALVGPSGAGKTTLCNLIARFYDPTDGRVRLDGRDLREIDVESYRNLLGVVDQEVFLFDGTVSENIAYANRDAADEAIRHAARVANAHGFITELPHGYDTIIGERGVKLSGGQRQRLAIARAVLADPRILILDEATSNLDTESERLIQQSLERLMQNRTSFVIAHRLSTIRNADLIVVLEGGRIVEQGTHEELMLKDTRYREMVRMQTAPPEDVATADLLEKN; encoded by the coding sequence ATGATCGATTCGCACGCTTCGAGCCGACGACGCTTCGAATCGTACCGCGCCGATGTGAGCAAGCGGTCGTCCGACGGCGGCCCTCCGCCCGGTCAGCCGGCACATCCCCGCGGTCGTCCCCGAATTACACCACGGCTGCGCTCGACGGGCCAGCTGCTGGGGCAGTTCTGGGGCCTGACGCGCAATTACCGCGGCGAACTGGCGATCGCCCTGCTCACGCTGACCGTCTCGACCGGCCTGGCCCTCATTCCCCCCGCCGCCACCAAATTCATTGTCGACTACGTTCTCGGCGACCTTTCCCTGGCCGACACCGCTGCCCCGCAGTGGCTCGCCGATCTCGACCGCTGGGGGCTGCTGCAGGCGGCTGTCGCCGGCGTCCTCGCCATTTCGGTCGCGAAGGTCGTTCTGCACGTCTGGGGCCGCTGGTACGCCACCCGCACCACCAAGCGGATCCAGCTTTCCGTCCGAAAACGGGTCTTCGAGCACGCGGTCCGGCTCCCCCTGCAGCGCGTCCACGACCTCAAATCGGGGGGACTGGCCAGCCTGCTGCGTGAAGATGCCGGCAGCATCGGCGACCTCGTGTTTGCTCTGCTGTACAACCCCTGGCGGGCACTGGTGCAGCTTCTGGGCAGTCTGGCAATTCTGGCCTGGGTGGACTGGCGGCTGCTGCTGGGGGCCCTGGCAATCCTCCCGTTCATCTATCTGACACACCGGACGTGGATCCGCGAGATCCGCCCCCGTTACCGGGATGTCCGTGCCCGCCGCGAAGAGATCGACGGCCTTTCGACCGAGACCTTCTCCGGCATGCGCGTCGTGCGGGCCTTCAGCCGGCAGCGGACCGAAACGGCCCGCATCATGACGAACAACCACCTGATGGCCCGCCAGGAGCTGTACGTCTGGTGGTGGATGCGGACGATCGAAATCGTCTGGGAACTGATCATCCCCTTCGGCTCCGGGCTCCTGCTGCTGTACGGCGGCTGGCAGGTGCTCGAAGGAACGCTCACGGTCGGTGACCTGATGATGTTCCTGGTTTACCTGCTGATGCTGCTCGAACCGCTCGCCATCATCGCCCAGAGTGCCGCCACGCTGCAGACCAGCCTCTCCGGTCTGGATCGCGTTCTCGACCTGCTCGACGAGCCGCGGGAAATGGAAAGCAGCATCCCGGCGACGCGGGTGGAACGGGGGGACGTTCGAGGGGAAGTGGCTGTCGAACGCGTCTCATTCCGGTACTCCGACGAGGGGAACCTCGCACTCGACGACGTGAATCTGCACGTCGACGCTGGCCAGACGGTCGCTCTCGTCGGTCCCAGCGGCGCGGGCAAGACGACGCTCTGCAATCTGATCGCCCGGTTCTACGATCCGACAGACGGGCGGGTGCGGCTCGACGGACGGGATCTGCGCGAGATTGACGTCGAGAGCTACCGCAATCTGCTCGGGGTCGTCGACCAGGAAGTCTTTCTGTTTGACGGAACCGTCTCCGAGAACATCGCTTACGCCAACCGGGACGCCGCCGACGAGGCGATCCGTCACGCGGCTCGCGTCGCCAACGCCCACGGCTTCATCACCGAGCTGCCCCACGGCTACGACACGATCATCGGGGAACGGGGCGTCAAGCTGAGTGGCGGACAGCGGCAGCGGCTCGCCATCGCCCGGGCCGTCCTGGCCGATCCGCGAATCCTCATCCTCGACGAAGCGACCAGCAACCTCGACACCGAGAGCGAACGGCTGATCCAGCAGAGCCTCGAGCGGCTGATGCAGAACCGCACATCGTTTGTGATCGCGCACCGGCTCAGCACGATTCGCAATGCCGACCTGATTGTGGTTCTCGAAGGGGGACGGATCGTCGAACAGGGAACCCACGAAGAACTGATGCTCAAGGACACCCGCTACCGCGAGATGGTCCGCATGCAGACCGCTCCCCCCGAAGATGTTGCCACGGCGGATCTTCTGGAGAAGAATTGA
- a CDS encoding RDD family protein: MPVKVRCRGCEKVLNAPDKARGKVVKCPKCGTKLKVPGGKQKVEAPASSGDSAEFLAGMNLDSLSLEDRHQKVCPYCASEMDEEDVICPSCGMNTQTGRMDAKIAKKKARRGPDPNEFYRKAWKDSWKFVFEQKGLAIRTGMYWTIYSVLNALSVFFLVKYATQIPLLVFWGSMTFITMMGIPGWWLFLALKIVDKSVHREKIQADRIHFDFFQSVALGLRMVIWPVVATFPFVFLAPFALGLMLPVALVHMTAKYTYRAWIFWEIGRVFLKNLGPSLYVVILGFVVNLPVAALGFGIAYFVGGNAFQSEPVNDLTGRIVTWVMELAGENPNPEGFIFWIAHSTLTFLAAIIVTAPLMFLAGFPAVFIMRVIGLMGMYNSRNLDLVNKIHVNTPATLGVRMLAFMVDMLLSPLATFIVTAEKKAIIVGQLINVAFIANMYYLGKETAGMIFGPIWIIYSWWMYFVVQESSNMRTTIGKDGFGVIVQCEDGKKMTLMQGTRRFFASLVTVATGFIGFLMVAVTPDKKALHDRLSKTVVVWRGDK, translated from the coding sequence ATGCCGGTGAAAGTCCGCTGCCGCGGTTGCGAAAAAGTTCTCAATGCGCCCGACAAAGCGCGTGGCAAGGTCGTCAAGTGCCCGAAATGTGGCACGAAGCTGAAGGTTCCCGGCGGCAAACAGAAGGTCGAAGCTCCTGCGTCATCGGGAGACAGTGCCGAGTTTCTGGCCGGAATGAACCTCGACTCGCTGAGTCTGGAAGACCGTCACCAGAAGGTCTGTCCGTACTGTGCCTCGGAGATGGATGAGGAAGACGTCATCTGTCCCAGCTGCGGCATGAACACGCAGACGGGCCGGATGGACGCGAAGATCGCGAAGAAAAAGGCGCGCCGCGGGCCCGATCCGAACGAATTCTACCGCAAGGCCTGGAAGGACTCGTGGAAGTTCGTCTTCGAACAGAAGGGGCTGGCGATCCGGACCGGCATGTACTGGACGATCTATTCCGTCCTCAATGCCCTGTCGGTCTTCTTCCTCGTCAAGTACGCCACTCAGATCCCGCTGCTGGTTTTCTGGGGATCGATGACGTTCATTACGATGATGGGGATCCCCGGCTGGTGGCTGTTCCTCGCGCTGAAGATTGTCGACAAGTCGGTCCACCGCGAGAAAATCCAGGCGGACCGGATCCACTTCGACTTCTTCCAGAGTGTCGCGCTCGGACTGCGCATGGTGATCTGGCCGGTTGTGGCCACGTTCCCGTTTGTCTTTCTGGCACCGTTTGCGCTGGGGCTGATGCTGCCGGTCGCCCTGGTGCATATGACGGCGAAGTACACCTATCGCGCCTGGATCTTCTGGGAAATCGGCCGCGTCTTTCTGAAGAACCTGGGCCCGTCGCTGTACGTGGTGATTCTTGGATTCGTGGTCAATCTGCCGGTGGCTGCCCTGGGTTTCGGTATTGCCTACTTCGTGGGGGGCAACGCGTTCCAGAGTGAACCGGTCAACGATCTGACCGGCCGCATCGTCACCTGGGTGATGGAACTCGCCGGCGAGAACCCCAATCCGGAGGGGTTCATCTTCTGGATCGCCCACTCGACGCTGACGTTCCTTGCAGCGATCATCGTGACCGCACCGCTGATGTTCCTGGCCGGTTTCCCCGCGGTCTTCATCATGCGTGTGATCGGCCTGATGGGGATGTACAACTCCCGCAACCTGGACCTGGTCAACAAGATTCACGTGAACACGCCGGCGACGCTCGGCGTGCGGATGCTGGCCTTTATGGTCGACATGCTGCTCAGTCCGCTCGCCACCTTCATCGTCACTGCCGAAAAGAAAGCCATCATCGTCGGTCAGCTGATCAACGTGGCGTTCATTGCGAACATGTATTACCTCGGGAAGGAGACGGCCGGGATGATCTTCGGCCCGATCTGGATCATCTATTCCTGGTGGATGTATTTCGTCGTCCAGGAATCGAGCAATATGCGCACGACGATCGGCAAGGACGGATTCGGTGTGATCGTGCAGTGCGAAGACGGCAAGAAGATGACCCTGATGCAGGGGACGCGACGTTTCTTTGCGTCGCTGGTGACCGTGGCGACCGGCTTCATCGGCTTTCTGATGGTGGCCGTGACCCCGGACAAAAAGGCCCTCCACGACCGCCTGTCGAAGACCGTCGTCGTCTGGCGCGGGGACAAGTAG
- a CDS encoding TIM44-like domain-containing protein produces the protein MPLDLRALFRRPGLLNRRLWWTALAAVALLSACLIWPDSVFARAGGGGGFGGGGGGGGGGGSGGSGGGDGIAFLIWLCVHHPLIGFPLVAGIIVLMVYSGNSAKEGHVTRTIRRGRQIQDRMNRQAALQAIQARDPGFDEQAFLGRVTRAFVQIQHAWSEQNMLPARAFISDGIHERFSLQLDMQKAEGFRNLMENVQVRDASIAAVHSTDAFDTIHVRIRASAVDYNVDLETGRRKDGSTSASEFVEFWSFHRRPGAKSLEAEGAIEGRCPRCGSPLQIVDQAKCDACGAQVNSGEFDWVLAEITQDQEWIVPGAEAAVPGFAELQQRDPALNVQHLEDRASVMFWRLRAAEFQRDLEPARPILTPEYRDRWSNELEQMQRRSEFWKIPAVGKVELIDAQPGEAGAPDRIRIKVRWSGILSKGDPTGRSREVRRKTIYTSVYTLVRKVGVQSVPSETFSSAGCSSCGAPIDVNEQGCCEFCGANLVSGQYDWVLDDVSPYTSDMAFRPAINESFQQAVADARGSRPATPPPLESFEDVGLSLATLARVIAIDGISEKEREAFHRLASHRGMSGGQADAYLSAAGESDAGIPVPQDGRQAREFLEQLVHIVLVDGQLSRRERKLLDRYAERVDLVAADVKMAISKERRRAYQQARRQIRASKQVSG, from the coding sequence ATGCCGCTTGATCTACGGGCCCTTTTCCGCCGGCCTGGTCTGCTGAATCGTCGCCTCTGGTGGACGGCGCTGGCGGCCGTAGCCCTTCTTTCGGCCTGCCTGATCTGGCCGGATTCCGTCTTTGCCCGTGCCGGTGGCGGTGGCGGCTTTGGAGGTGGTGGCGGAGGAGGAGGAGGTGGTGGCAGCGGAGGAAGTGGCGGCGGCGACGGCATCGCCTTCCTGATCTGGCTCTGCGTGCATCATCCGCTGATCGGTTTTCCGCTCGTGGCCGGGATCATTGTACTGATGGTCTACAGCGGGAATTCCGCCAAAGAAGGCCATGTCACGCGCACGATCCGCCGCGGTCGCCAGATTCAGGATCGCATGAACCGGCAGGCAGCGCTACAGGCCATCCAGGCCCGCGACCCCGGTTTCGACGAGCAGGCGTTTCTCGGACGCGTCACCCGGGCGTTCGTGCAGATCCAGCACGCCTGGAGCGAGCAGAACATGCTTCCGGCCCGCGCGTTCATCAGCGACGGCATTCATGAGCGTTTCTCGCTGCAGCTGGACATGCAGAAAGCGGAAGGCTTCCGCAATCTGATGGAGAACGTCCAGGTAAGAGACGCCAGTATCGCCGCCGTTCACTCGACCGACGCGTTCGACACGATTCATGTCCGCATTCGTGCCTCGGCAGTCGACTACAACGTCGATCTCGAAACGGGACGCCGGAAGGACGGTTCGACTTCGGCGAGCGAGTTCGTCGAGTTCTGGTCGTTCCATCGCCGGCCGGGAGCGAAGTCCCTCGAAGCGGAGGGAGCGATCGAAGGTCGCTGTCCGCGTTGCGGCTCGCCGCTGCAAATCGTCGATCAGGCGAAGTGCGATGCGTGCGGTGCGCAGGTGAACTCGGGCGAATTCGACTGGGTCCTTGCCGAGATCACGCAGGATCAGGAGTGGATCGTCCCCGGTGCCGAGGCGGCCGTCCCCGGCTTTGCCGAGCTGCAGCAGCGCGACCCGGCCCTCAATGTCCAGCACCTCGAAGATCGTGCTTCGGTGATGTTCTGGCGACTGCGGGCGGCCGAATTCCAGCGGGACCTCGAACCGGCCCGACCGATCCTCACGCCCGAGTACCGCGACCGGTGGTCAAACGAACTGGAACAGATGCAGCGTCGCAGCGAGTTCTGGAAGATTCCCGCCGTCGGCAAGGTGGAACTGATCGATGCCCAGCCGGGCGAGGCCGGAGCGCCGGACCGTATCCGCATCAAGGTGCGTTGGTCAGGAATCCTTTCAAAGGGAGATCCGACCGGTCGCTCACGCGAAGTCCGCCGCAAGACGATCTACACCTCGGTCTACACGCTCGTCCGAAAGGTCGGCGTGCAGAGTGTGCCGTCCGAAACGTTTTCGTCCGCCGGCTGCTCGAGTTGTGGTGCCCCGATCGACGTCAACGAACAGGGCTGCTGCGAATTCTGTGGCGCGAATCTCGTCAGCGGCCAATACGACTGGGTGCTCGACGACGTCAGTCCGTATACGTCCGACATGGCGTTCCGTCCGGCGATTAACGAGTCGTTCCAGCAGGCGGTGGCAGACGCGCGCGGCAGCCGCCCGGCCACGCCTCCCCCGCTCGAATCGTTCGAGGATGTCGGCCTGTCGCTCGCGACTCTGGCACGCGTCATCGCCATCGACGGCATCAGCGAGAAGGAACGGGAGGCATTTCATCGTCTCGCATCACACCGCGGCATGAGCGGCGGTCAGGCGGATGCCTACCTCAGCGCAGCAGGCGAGTCGGACGCCGGTATCCCCGTGCCGCAGGACGGACGCCAGGCCCGTGAATTCCTCGAACAGCTCGTGCACATCGTGCTGGTGGACGGCCAGCTCTCCCGCAGAGAGCGGAAGCTGCTCGATCGTTATGCCGAGCGGGTGGACCTCGTCGCGGCCGACGTGAAGATGGCGATCAGCAAGGAACGTCGCCGCGCCTACCAGCAGGCCCGCCGCCAGATCCGGGCATCGAAGCAGGTGAGTGGGTGA